One segment of Shewanella piezotolerans WP3 DNA contains the following:
- a CDS encoding peroxiredoxin family protein — protein sequence MYLTVNNLLHRSRLIEVSHLFFAALVLAIAVFSAALQAAESKPLAADFSLKDSRGQIHALADYKGKPLIIHFWATWCPYCKKLQPGLEKIRLDNQASDLQVLAISFNEDEGAKPAETLLARGIHIPTLIDGDSVAAAYGVKGTPTTFYINRLGEVVWKTNISDPNDRKLVDAAEYIMAK from the coding sequence ATGTACTTAACAGTTAACAATCTACTCCATCGAAGCAGACTTATTGAAGTTTCGCATCTGTTCTTCGCCGCTCTAGTATTAGCTATTGCTGTATTTTCAGCAGCGCTACAAGCTGCTGAATCAAAGCCGCTGGCAGCTGACTTCTCACTGAAAGATAGCCGCGGTCAAATACACGCATTAGCCGACTATAAAGGCAAGCCACTGATTATACATTTTTGGGCGACCTGGTGCCCTTATTGTAAAAAGCTGCAACCCGGATTAGAAAAGATCAGGCTAGATAATCAAGCCAGCGATCTGCAAGTGTTGGCGATTAGCTTTAATGAAGATGAGGGAGCGAAACCTGCTGAGACTTTATTAGCTCGGGGAATTCACATACCCACTTTAATTGATGGTGATAGTGTGGCTGCGGCTTACGGTGTTAAAGGGACGCCAACGACTTTTTATATTAATAGACTGGGTGAAGTGGTCTGGAAAACCAATATCTCTGATCCCAATGACCGCAAGCTTGTTGATGCTGCTGAGTATATTATGGCGAAGTAG
- a CDS encoding TorD/DmsD family molecular chaperone, protein MSSNIASIDFAEYQGLARILHHCLIRHPEAELVQGLKDCDVAGSWPTFANRDQNSTGREALAAFLAQWPTDTHEAELIELKLDYGQLFFGPGEPNAVPQGSVYLSEEQLLNDRSTMALMDFYQANGVDVDVDYPQPLDHIGLFFAVLDQTFGRLQLETDNQALVRFTQVLLQQHLLPWAHRCFELAQLHSSSDFYRGIALLASDFLLQMQQDFQLLPKETRLYR, encoded by the coding sequence ATGTCTTCAAATATAGCGTCGATAGATTTTGCTGAGTATCAAGGGCTAGCGCGCATTTTGCACCATTGCCTTATTCGTCATCCAGAGGCCGAGCTAGTGCAAGGGCTTAAGGATTGTGACGTTGCTGGTAGTTGGCCAACGTTTGCCAACCGAGATCAAAATAGCACAGGACGTGAGGCACTGGCTGCGTTTTTAGCACAATGGCCAACCGACACTCATGAGGCTGAACTTATTGAGTTGAAGCTCGACTATGGCCAGCTTTTTTTTGGTCCAGGTGAGCCTAATGCAGTGCCACAAGGTTCGGTCTATTTGAGTGAAGAGCAGCTGCTTAATGATCGCTCCACTATGGCGCTGATGGATTTTTATCAGGCCAATGGTGTAGACGTTGATGTTGATTACCCGCAGCCACTTGATCATATCGGGCTTTTCTTTGCGGTATTAGATCAGACCTTTGGTCGTCTGCAGCTGGAAACCGATAATCAAGCGTTAGTCCGCTTTACTCAAGTACTGCTGCAGCAACACTTGTTACCTTGGGCGCACCGTTGTTTTGAATTGGCGCAGCTCCATAGCAGCAGTGACTTCTACCGTGGTATCGCTTTGTTAGCTAGTGATTTCTTACTGCAGATGCAGCAAGATTTTCAATTGCTGCCAAAAGAGACACGTTTATATCGCTAG
- a CDS encoding DMSO/selenate family reductase complex B subunit — translation MTEPTQYGFYVDSTKCTGCKACHVSCKDRQSNEIRNNSNPQDNTLPALNGVTWRRVYEYGGGEWTVGNNGCFEQNVFAYYMSIGCNHCSEPVCVKACPTGAMHKRREDGLVHVAEDICIGCESCSRACPYDAPQIDRERKVMTKCDGCFERIADGRKPVCVESCPLRALDFDTMDNLREKYGDGDGHIAPLPSPSITSPNLIIKANVNGSPAGSGEGSILNPSEV, via the coding sequence AGTGTACTGGTTGTAAAGCGTGTCACGTGTCTTGTAAAGACCGTCAAAGCAATGAGATCCGTAACAATAGCAACCCGCAAGATAACACCTTGCCAGCGCTAAACGGTGTCACTTGGCGTCGAGTGTATGAATACGGTGGCGGTGAATGGACTGTAGGTAACAACGGCTGTTTTGAGCAAAATGTATTTGCTTATTACATGTCAATTGGTTGTAACCATTGCTCTGAGCCTGTTTGTGTTAAAGCTTGCCCTACGGGGGCGATGCACAAACGTCGTGAAGATGGTCTAGTGCATGTGGCAGAAGACATTTGTATCGGTTGTGAAAGCTGTTCACGTGCTTGTCCATACGATGCTCCGCAAATTGACCGTGAACGCAAAGTGATGACTAAGTGTGATGGTTGCTTTGAGCGCATTGCTGATGGTCGTAAGCCTGTATGTGTTGAGTCATGTCCACTGCGTGCACTTGATTTTGACACTATGGATAACTTGCGTGAGAAGTACGGCGACGGCGATGGACATATTGCGCCACTGCCATCACCATCAATTACCTCACCAAACCTTATTATCAAGGCTAACGTCAATGGTAGCCCGGCAGGTAGTGGCGAAGGTAGCATTTTAAACCCATCTGAGGTTTAA